Below is a genomic region from Persicimonas caeni.
TTCGGGCAGGCGCTTGTCGAAGAAGGTCTCGAACTTCGTCTGGGTAAAGCGCTGGGGATCGCCGACCAGATGGAAGATGTCTTCGATGAGCAGGTTGTAGAGTTCGATTTGACGGGCCGTCTCGAAGACCAGTGACGAAAAGCATAGGCTGTCCTCGATGGAGCCGTGACGCTCGACGCCCATCATCAGGGTGGCGCTGTTGTGCATCTGAGCGCGCAGGCCGTTGGCAGAGAGCACCGTGAGCGCCATGATCGGGAGGCGGTCTGCTCCCGGTAGCTGCTCCCAGTGCGCACGATCGACGCTAAAATCGAGCTGTGCCGGATCCCAGCCCCCACTTTCCTTGGCCTCTTCGTACAGGCGCACGGGGAGCGATTCGTGACGACGGGTTCGAATTTGCGACGAGCGGGATATCATGACTTCCTATCCTTGGACTGCAAGACCGGCGGAGGTTGCTCGACGGACCGCTCCCTCGTCGACAACTCCGGCTCGATGATCCCAACGAGCTTCTCTTCTGTGATGATGCTCGCGACCAAATTTTGTGACAGCCCGGTTACTCTAACGTGACCGTAGACCTTTGTCGAGCGACTTCGCTTCTGGCGCAAATTCGGGCAGGTGGTCTGGCCGGGGCCGAGCCACTAAGGTGGCCGAGTGTGCTTCTTGACACACGCCCCACAGACGCATAACTAAGCAGGCACTAACATAGACGCCGGACGAGCAACGAGCAGGCGAGGAAGAGACAATGATGGATTGGAACGCACTGGCTGAACGAGTATTGGACGGTAAACCGATCACTCGCGACGAAGCCCTCGAGATTGTTAACGCGCCCGACGACGAGTTGCTGGCGATTCTGCATGCCGCCTTCAAGGTGCGCTCGCACCATCACGGCCGCAAGGTGCGCGTGCACGTCCTCCAGAACGCCAAGAGCGGCGTGTGCCCCGAAGACTGCAAGTTCTGCAGTCAGTCGCTCAAGTACAACACCGGCGTCGAGCGCTACAAGATGCAGGAGGTCGACGAGCTCGTCGAAGGCGCCAAGGCCGCCTACGAAAAGGGTGCGGTCACCTATTGTATGGTCACCGCGACCCGCGGGCCGAATAACCGCGAGCTCGAGACCATCTGCGAGGCGAGCCGGCGCATCAAAGAGAAGTATCCGGTCAACATCTGCGCCTCGTTGGGCATCCTCAAAGAGGGGCAGGCCGAGAAGCTTCGCGAGGCCGGCGTCGACCGGTACAACCACAACCTCGAGACCTCGTGCAACAACTTCGAGAACGTGGTGAGCACCCACAGCTTCCAGGACCGCCTCAACACCGTCAAGATGGCCAAGGCCGCGGGCATGGAAGCGTGCTGCGGGGGCATCATCGGCATGGGCGAGACCACCGATGACTGGGTCGACCTGGCGTTTACGCTGCGTGAGATCCGCGTCGAGTCGGTGCCGCTCAACTTCCTCAACCCGCGCCCGGGCACGCCCCTGGGCGACCAGGTCGACGAAGACGCCGAGTCCGGCAAGGGCGGCCAAGTCCGCCCGCAAGAGTGCCTCAAGGCGCTGGCAATGTTCCGCTTCGTCCACCCGGACGTCGACGTGCGCGTGGCCGGCGGCCGCGAGGTCGTGCTCGACCACATGCAGCCCCTGGCGCTCTACGCGGCGAACTCGCTGTTCACCGAGGGCTACCTGACCACCGGCGGGCAGGGGACGTCGAAAGACTACGACATGATTACGCAGGCTGGGTTCGAGCCGGAAGTTGTCGAGGCGTAAGATACGGGCGATTGCCCAGCAGCTTAACGGCGTAACAGCTTAACTACGGGCGCGGTCGCTGGCGCGGTCGCGGTCACGGGATGGATTGCGATGAGCGAGCAGAAGTACACGAAGGAACAGCTCGAAGAGTGGGATGACAAGTACGTGTGGCATCCCTTTACGCCGCACTCGGTCTACCGCGACGAGGAGCCGGTGACCGTGGTGGCCGGTGAGGGCAACTACCTTATCGACGCCGACGGCAATCGACTGCTCGACGGCGTCGCGTCCATCTGGTGCAACACCTTCGGGCATCGCCGCGCCGAAATCGACCAGGCCGTCAAAGACCAGATCGACCGCATCGCCCATGCCACCTTGCTGGGTAACGCCCAGGAGCAGTCGATCCTGTTGGCAAAGCGCCTCGTCGAGCTCGCCCCGGGCGACTTGAGCAAGGTCTTCTTCTCCGACAACGGCTCGACCGCCGTCGAGATCGCCGTCAAGATGGCGCTGCAGTGGTGGCAGCAGCGTGGCGCCGAGTCAGCTCGTAAGCGGCGCAAATTCCTGGGGCTCGCCAACGCCTACAACGGCGACACGATTGGCGCCGTCTCGTTGGGCGGCGTCGAGGTCTTTCACTCGCGCTTTCGTCCCTTATTGTTCGACGTGGTCCGCGCGCCGTCGCCGTACGTTTACCGGCGCCCCGAAGGGCAGACCGAAGCCGAGGCCCAGCAGGCCTTCGTCGAAGAATTCGACCGCGTCTTCCTCGAGAACGCCGACGAATTGTGCGCGGTGGTCATCGAGCCGGGGATGCAGGGCGCCGGCGGCATGATCACCTATCCCGACGGTTTCTTGAAGCACGCCCGCGAGCTCACCCGGGAGCACGACGTGCTGCTGATCCTCGACGAAGTCGCCATGGGGATGGGTCGCTCGGGCAAGATGTTCGCCTGTGAGCGCGAGGGCGTCGTGCCCGACTTTTTGTGCATCGCCAAAGGCTTGACCGGCGGCTACCTGCCGGTGTCGGCGACCATCACCAACGACCGCATCTACAAAGGGTTCTTGGCCCCGCCCGAAGAGGGCAAGACCTTCTTCCACGGCCACACCTATACCGGCAACGCGCTGGGCTGCGCCGCGGCGAACGCCACGCTCGATATCTTCGAGAATGACAACGTCCTCGACACGTTGCCCGGCAAAATCGACAAACTGCGCGCCGAACTCGAGACACTCTGGGACCTCGATTGGGTCGGCGATATCCGCCAATACGGGCTCGCCGTAGGCATCGAGTTGGTGCGCGACCGCGACACCAAAGAGGCGTTCGACGCCAAAGACCGAGTCGGCATGAAGATTTGCCGCGAGGCACGTGACAAGGGCGTCTTCTTGCGCCCGCTGGGTGATATCATCACCATGATGCCGCCGCTTTCGATCACCGACGAGGAGATCGAAACGCTGGTGGACGCGGTACGCCACGGCATCGAGATCGTTCTTCCTTCTTACGAGTAATCGCAGGCCTACGGGTAGTCATGGCTTCGAATATCGTCGTCGTTACGGGGACTGATACCGAAATTGGCAAGACGATGGTCACGGCCGGCATGGCCTGCGCGTTGCGCGAGCGCGGTGTCGACGTGGTAGCCATCAAGCCGGTCGAATCGGGCACCGAGGTCGAGCCGAGTGCTGGAGAAGACGGCGTGACCTTGGCCGAGGCCGCCGGCCAGGCCGAGCCGACGCAGGCCTTGGTGCGCCTTCGCGAGCCACTCGCGCCGCCCGTGGCCGCCGATATCGACAGCGTCGAGCTCGACATGAATGCCTGGTGCGAAGAGATCCGCGAGCACGCCCGGAGCGCCGAGCTTGTGCTCGTCGAGGGCGCCGGCGGCTTGCTCTCCCCGCTCACGTGGACCGAAACCGCCCGCGACCTCGCCCGGGAACTCGAGGCCTCCGTACTGGTGGTCGCTTCGGACAAACTGGGCACGTTGAACCACACGATGCTCGTGCTCGAAGCGCTCGAAGCCGCCGAACTCCCGGTGTGCGGCGTTGTCTTTAGCGCGCCAGCAAGTGCCGACTCGTCGACCGGACGAAACGCGCAGACCCTGCGAGATTTCCTCGACTACGACCGCGTGGCCGAACTGCCGCGGGTCGCTGATTGGCGCGAGGCTGCCGAGCACCTGCGCGCCCCCTCCGAATGGCTGTTTCCCGCCGTCTGATATCCACCTCCCGAGAGGTTTACAATGAGCGTTTGGAACGAGTGGCTCGACGCGTCGCTCGA
It encodes:
- the bioB gene encoding biotin synthase BioB, which encodes MMDWNALAERVLDGKPITRDEALEIVNAPDDELLAILHAAFKVRSHHHGRKVRVHVLQNAKSGVCPEDCKFCSQSLKYNTGVERYKMQEVDELVEGAKAAYEKGAVTYCMVTATRGPNNRELETICEASRRIKEKYPVNICASLGILKEGQAEKLREAGVDRYNHNLETSCNNFENVVSTHSFQDRLNTVKMAKAAGMEACCGGIIGMGETTDDWVDLAFTLREIRVESVPLNFLNPRPGTPLGDQVDEDAESGKGGQVRPQECLKALAMFRFVHPDVDVRVAGGREVVLDHMQPLALYAANSLFTEGYLTTGGQGTSKDYDMITQAGFEPEVVEA
- the bioA gene encoding adenosylmethionine--8-amino-7-oxononanoate transaminase, giving the protein MSEQKYTKEQLEEWDDKYVWHPFTPHSVYRDEEPVTVVAGEGNYLIDADGNRLLDGVASIWCNTFGHRRAEIDQAVKDQIDRIAHATLLGNAQEQSILLAKRLVELAPGDLSKVFFSDNGSTAVEIAVKMALQWWQQRGAESARKRRKFLGLANAYNGDTIGAVSLGGVEVFHSRFRPLLFDVVRAPSPYVYRRPEGQTEAEAQQAFVEEFDRVFLENADELCAVVIEPGMQGAGGMITYPDGFLKHARELTREHDVLLILDEVAMGMGRSGKMFACEREGVVPDFLCIAKGLTGGYLPVSATITNDRIYKGFLAPPEEGKTFFHGHTYTGNALGCAAANATLDIFENDNVLDTLPGKIDKLRAELETLWDLDWVGDIRQYGLAVGIELVRDRDTKEAFDAKDRVGMKICREARDKGVFLRPLGDIITMMPPLSITDEEIETLVDAVRHGIEIVLPSYE
- the bioD gene encoding dethiobiotin synthase; the protein is MASNIVVVTGTDTEIGKTMVTAGMACALRERGVDVVAIKPVESGTEVEPSAGEDGVTLAEAAGQAEPTQALVRLREPLAPPVAADIDSVELDMNAWCEEIREHARSAELVLVEGAGGLLSPLTWTETARDLARELEASVLVVASDKLGTLNHTMLVLEALEAAELPVCGVVFSAPASADSSTGRNAQTLRDFLDYDRVAELPRVADWREAAEHLRAPSEWLFPAV